One window from the genome of Dyadobacter sp. CECT 9275 encodes:
- a CDS encoding UbiA family prenyltransferase — translation MRIPGKQNGSSGLSNSLKTLSASDNPPEAYLYHWHWLSSIPETLTFVNRHLHVKMGTRTVQFIFFANYFVGILAIALSVETVFQLSLPLNSPAYYLLLFSGTVLYYTYAYAGPVRDTVSSNPRTEWYRTHHHFVQRSQQFLLLVCCTVGAWFFINHFKGIVALPAVYWLLIVLIPLSAALYYGLLPKSLYSLNLRNTGWLKAFVIGFVWAGCVNILPVAMARIEYGIEIADPGFMLWLFIKNWMFCTVNAIMFDIKDYDDDNNRQLKTFVVRFGLNKTISLILIPLLLIGLVSLITFTTYRHFGPVPILLNTIPFLCLLAVAFSLHTPKRILYYLIVIDGLLLVKALCGIGGILYINHFQ, via the coding sequence TTGCGAATACCTGGAAAACAAAATGGCAGCAGCGGCCTGAGTAATTCCCTAAAAACCCTCAGCGCCTCCGACAACCCGCCGGAGGCGTATTTATATCATTGGCACTGGCTTTCATCCATCCCCGAAACGCTTACATTTGTGAACCGCCACTTGCATGTAAAAATGGGGACAAGAACTGTACAGTTTATTTTTTTCGCTAACTACTTTGTCGGCATTCTCGCAATTGCCCTGTCCGTAGAAACTGTCTTCCAGCTTTCTCTGCCGCTCAATTCACCTGCTTATTACCTGTTGTTATTTTCGGGCACCGTTCTGTATTACACTTATGCCTATGCCGGCCCCGTCAGGGATACTGTTTCTTCTAATCCCCGCACCGAATGGTATCGCACACATCATCATTTTGTACAAAGAAGTCAGCAATTCCTTTTGCTCGTCTGTTGCACGGTTGGTGCGTGGTTTTTCATCAATCATTTCAAGGGTATCGTGGCACTACCCGCGGTATATTGGCTCCTGATCGTACTGATACCTCTATCTGCTGCTTTGTATTATGGCCTGCTCCCGAAGTCACTTTACAGCCTCAACTTAAGGAACACAGGCTGGCTGAAAGCGTTTGTTATTGGTTTTGTGTGGGCAGGTTGCGTGAACATACTACCAGTTGCCATGGCCAGGATCGAATATGGAATCGAAATTGCGGATCCGGGTTTTATGCTCTGGCTTTTTATCAAAAACTGGATGTTCTGTACGGTCAATGCCATTATGTTTGATATCAAAGATTATGACGACGATAATAACCGGCAGCTGAAAACCTTTGTTGTGCGGTTTGGCCTTAACAAAACCATATCCTTGATCCTGATCCCCCTGCTGCTCATTGGCCTGGTTTCGCTCATTACTTTCACTACTTACCGCCACTTCGGGCCAGTCCCTATCCTTCTCAACACCATCCCCTTCCTGTGCCTGCTGGCCGTTGCCTTTTCGCTACATACGCCCAAGCGCATTTTGTACTACCTGATTGTCATTGACGGCCTGCTGCTTGTGAAGGCTCTTTGCGGGATCGGCGGAATATTGTATATCAATCATTTTCAATAG
- a CDS encoding acyl carrier protein, which yields MNEQIRALLAVNSGLPFTAITDEANLSRDLGFDSLDTVDLVLQMEDLFHIAIPDEDYQQLQTVKQFCEYLENKMAAAA from the coding sequence ATGAACGAGCAAATCAGAGCCTTGCTGGCTGTTAATTCAGGCCTGCCGTTTACAGCCATTACCGACGAAGCAAACCTTTCCAGAGACCTGGGTTTTGATAGCCTGGATACGGTGGATCTCGTTTTGCAAATGGAGGACCTCTTTCATATCGCTATTCCTGACGAAGATTATCAGCAGCTGCAAACTGTGAAACAGTTTTGCGAATACCTGGAAAACAAAATGGCAGCAGCGGCCTGA
- a CDS encoding M20/M25/M40 family metallo-hydrolase: MMKRISGFLLGLTLGVSVIAQAQTKDPVVDAIVKEATENSQLEKLGHELMDVIGPRLVGTPQMLQAHEWAVEKYKSWGISARNEKWGEWRGWERGITHIDMVAPRVKSLQGMQLAWSPGMAGKTVTGDVVIIPDVPDSVAFQKWLPSVRGKFVMLSMLQPTGRPDYNWDEFGTKESVEKMKKDRDALTIAWGRRITKTGYTSRSLQAALEKAGAAGILNSYWSKGFGANKIFGAVTKKIPSVDMALEDYGLLYRLAESGHTPKISLRADSKETGVVPTFNTIAEIRGSEKPEEYVILSAHFDSWDGGSGATDNGTGTITMMEAARILKKVFPHPKRTILVGHWGSEEQGLNGSRAFVEDHPEIVNNIQVVFNQDNGTGRVVNLAGQGFLNAYDYLGRWLSKVPQDIRKNVETSFPGIPGGGGSDFASFVAVGAPAFSLSSLSWSYGTYTWHTNLDTYDKIVFDDVRSNAILTAVLAYQASEDPVRTSREKSILPLNSKGEPGTWPTQGKATRRGGLD; this comes from the coding sequence ATGATGAAAAGAATATCAGGTTTTTTGCTGGGATTAACCCTCGGAGTTTCGGTAATCGCTCAGGCCCAAACCAAAGACCCCGTTGTTGATGCTATCGTAAAGGAAGCGACTGAAAATTCGCAACTCGAGAAACTGGGACATGAACTGATGGATGTGATAGGCCCGCGGCTTGTGGGTACTCCGCAAATGCTACAGGCGCATGAGTGGGCAGTGGAGAAATATAAATCCTGGGGTATCAGCGCCAGAAACGAAAAATGGGGTGAGTGGCGCGGCTGGGAAAGGGGTATCACGCATATTGATATGGTTGCACCCAGGGTGAAGTCCCTGCAGGGCATGCAGCTGGCGTGGAGCCCTGGAATGGCTGGGAAAACCGTTACCGGTGACGTAGTGATCATTCCTGATGTACCCGATTCGGTGGCTTTTCAAAAATGGCTGCCATCTGTAAGAGGTAAATTTGTGATGTTATCAATGCTCCAGCCAACAGGGCGCCCGGACTATAACTGGGATGAGTTTGGTACCAAAGAATCTGTTGAGAAAATGAAAAAGGACCGGGACGCTCTGACGATTGCCTGGGGCAGAAGAATTACGAAAACCGGTTATACTTCACGCAGCTTACAGGCGGCACTGGAGAAAGCCGGAGCGGCGGGAATCCTCAATTCCTACTGGTCAAAGGGTTTTGGTGCAAATAAGATATTTGGTGCAGTTACCAAAAAGATACCTTCCGTAGACATGGCGCTGGAAGATTACGGGTTGCTGTACAGGCTGGCGGAATCGGGGCATACGCCAAAGATCAGCTTGCGGGCAGATTCAAAAGAGACAGGTGTGGTACCCACTTTTAATACCATCGCCGAAATCAGGGGCTCTGAAAAACCGGAAGAATATGTGATCCTTTCCGCGCATTTTGACTCCTGGGACGGCGGATCCGGCGCAACGGATAACGGAACCGGTACGATTACCATGATGGAAGCAGCCCGGATTCTCAAAAAGGTTTTCCCCCATCCGAAACGGACGATTCTGGTGGGACATTGGGGCAGTGAGGAACAGGGACTTAACGGTTCGCGTGCTTTTGTGGAGGATCACCCGGAAATTGTCAATAATATACAGGTAGTATTTAACCAGGACAATGGAACAGGAAGGGTGGTGAACCTGGCTGGTCAGGGTTTTCTGAATGCATACGACTATCTGGGACGCTGGCTTTCGAAAGTTCCGCAGGATATACGCAAAAATGTGGAAACGAGCTTTCCGGGTATACCGGGTGGCGGTGGTTCCGACTTCGCGTCTTTTGTGGCGGTGGGAGCCCCGGCGTTTTCACTGAGTTCGCTCAGCTGGTCGTACGGAACTTATACCTGGCATACCAATCTGGATACCTACGACAAGATTGTCTTTGATGACGTGCGGAGCAACGCCATTCTTACGGCTGTTCTGGCATATCAGGCCAGTGAAGATCCTGTCAGAACGTCACGGGAAAAAAGCATACTTCCGCTGAATTCCAAAGGTGAGCCAGGTACCTGGCCAACGCAGGGAAAGGCTACGCGCAGGGGAGGGTTGGACTAA
- a CDS encoding CsgG/HfaB family protein — translation MKNNILMLRLLLFFLVVSSPCWSQKDPKVTMEKIAEKCKDLPRDKRVTVKVARFNVSTRAAQANATFGDELATMLTSAIQQTNCFRVLEMNRNIGDATGEMAFAQDGFTNGSGPEAGQQLGAQLIVTGEVTDYSEGKSSTTVAVVSVGGNKATVGFTLKLLNPQTGEVLFSRDINMTGSSSGFTGFKFAGIQTVGTT, via the coding sequence ATGAAAAATAATATCCTTATGCTTCGGCTGCTGCTGTTTTTCCTGGTTGTGTCATCCCCCTGCTGGTCTCAGAAAGACCCTAAGGTGACCATGGAAAAAATTGCTGAAAAATGTAAAGACCTGCCCCGCGACAAACGGGTAACGGTAAAAGTAGCCCGTTTTAATGTTTCTACCAGAGCCGCTCAGGCTAATGCAACCTTTGGTGATGAACTGGCCACCATGCTTACCTCCGCCATTCAGCAAACCAACTGTTTCAGGGTATTAGAAATGAACCGCAATATTGGGGACGCAACAGGCGAAATGGCCTTTGCACAGGATGGTTTCACCAATGGCTCGGGACCGGAGGCTGGCCAGCAGCTAGGCGCACAGCTGATTGTTACCGGAGAAGTTACCGATTATTCAGAAGGAAAATCTTCCACCACCGTGGCTGTAGTGAGCGTGGGAGGAAACAAGGCAACCGTAGGTTTCACCCTTAAATTGCTGAATCCGCAGACAGGCGAGGTTCTTTTCAGCAGAGATATCAACATGACGGGCAGCTCCTCAGGGTTCACCGGTTTCAAGTTTGCGGGTATTCAGACGGTAGGTACCACCTAA